The genomic interval TCGCCCGAAGGGCCGATCAGGAGCTACGCCTGGTCGCTCGGCGACGGCACCACGTCGGATGCACCGTCGCTGACCAAGCGCTTCGTCTCGCCCGGCCGCTACAATCTGTCGGTGCTGCTCGACGACGGCATGGGCCGGGCTTCGAGCCGGCGCGAGGCCTCGCACATCCTGCATGTCAACCGGCCGCCCAACGCGGTCGCCGGCGCCGACCGGATCGTCTGCCCCGGCGTGCCGGTGATGTTCGACGCCGCCGCGTCGAGCGATCCGGACGGCACCATCACCGCGGTCACGTGGTCGTTCGGCGACGGCGCGACGGCAAGCGGACCGCGCGCCGAGCATATCTTCGACAAGCCGGGCACCTACGAGGTCGAGGTTGCCGTGACCGACGACAGCGGGTCGTCCTGCGCGACCCAGACCGACCGGCTGACCGTCATCGTCAACGCGCCGCCCAGCGCCGATGCCGGCGGCGACAAAGAGGTGTTCGTCGGCGGCGCCAACGATCAGGTCGCGTTCAGCGGCTGGCGCTCCTACGACCCTGACGGCACGGACCTAGCCCACGTCTGGGACTTCGGACCGGACGGCCAGCGGACCGGCGAACGGGTGTCGCACATGTTCAGCGGGCCCGGCGACTATCAGGTGACGCTGACCGTTTCCGACATGACGGGCCTGTCCTGCGGCGTCGCTTCTGATACGATCGCGGTCAAGGTGCGCGCGCGGGAGGGGTTCTGAGGCGCCGCCAGGGCGGGGCGACATCCGGATGCGGCTGACACTGCGCAAGAAACTGCTCGTCTTCTCGGTCGCGATTGCGGTCCTGCCGCTGCTGATCGCCGGCGGCACGCTGATCCGCATCGCCCGGGACGAACTGAAAAGCTCGGCCAACGACCAGCTCGTCACCACCGCTCGCCAGATCACCGACGAGATCGACAACACGCATCGCAACGCCTGGCTGGCGCCGCTGTCGCTGATCGCCAATGCGATCGACGACGACAAGCTGGGCGTGGAAGCGAAGATCGCCCTGCTGACGCTCGGCATCGGCGACCTCGCCGACATCGCCGCGCTGCAGATCACGGTCGAGGGCCGCGACCAGCCTTTGCTGGTGACGCGCGAGAGCCTCGGCGCCCGACTGACGCAGGCGGGACTCGATCCGGCGGAGGTGCTGCGCATCCCGGCGCAACGCATCGACGCCTTTCTGCACGGCGACACGGGGTTCGAGAGGATGGCCCAGCAGGTGGCCGGCACCGACATCTGGCTCGCCACGGTGGTGCTGCCGCTGCGCCGGCCGCTGGCCGGCGGCCGTGCAACGCTATCGGCGCGCATCGACCTGTCGCCGCTGCGCGACCTCGTGCGCGACCACCCGTTCGCCAAGACCGGAACGATCATCCTCGTCGACCGGACCGGCCGGCGGCTGTTCGGGGACGGCCGAGAGGACCTCCGCGACTTCGCCATCGTCGCCGAGGCCGTCGAACTCATTCCGCTGCAGTCGCGGCTGGTCAGCGTGAAGCCCTATGCGCGTCCTGACGGCGAGGCGATGCTCGGTGCCTTGTCGTTTCCCGAGCCGTTCGACTGGGCGGTGATCACCGAAAAGAGCGAGCGCGCCGCCTATTTCACCATCACGGTGATGATCCAGAACCTGATGCTGTGGGTGTCGGCCGGTCTCATCGTCGCCGGCCTCGGCGCGCTGGCCTTCGCGCTCGGCATCTCGCGGCCGATCCTGAAGATCGGCCAGGCGGCGATCGAGGTGGGCAAGGGCAATTTCCAGGCGCGCGTGCAGGCTGTGCGCTCGCGCGACGAGATCGGCGACCTGGCGAGCCGCATCAACGAGATGATCGTGCAGATCAACGAGCGGTTCCAGTTGGCCAAGTTCGTCTCGCATGGCACCATCCATGCGATCCAGGGCTCCGACCACGGCGGCGTCAAGCTCGGCGGCTCGCGCCGGCGGGTCGCGATCGTGTTCGCCGACATCCGCGGCTACACGGCCTTTTCCGAAAGCCGCGAGCCGGAGGTGGTGGTCGAGGTGCTGAACCACTATTTCGCCAACCAGGGCGAGGCGGTCGCCCGGCACAACGGCGACATCGACAAGTTCGTCGGAGACCAGCTGATGGCGGTGTTCCAGGGGCCGGCGATGTGCGAGGACGCGGTGCGCTGTGCGCTCGAGATCCAGGACATCATGCTAGCCTCGGCACGCGAACACCCGGACTGGAAACTGGACATCGGCATCGGCATCGACGCCGGCGAGGTGGTCGTCGGCGCCATGGGAAGCCCGGAGCGGATGGACTACACGGTACTCGGCGACCATGTGAACCTGGCCGCGCGGCTGTGCTCGGCCGCCGAGCCGCGGCAGACGATCGTTTCGGACGCCGTGCGGCAGGCCGTCGGCAATGCCGAGGGCTTCGCCTTCGCGGCGCTGGAACCGATCCGGGTGAAGGGCAAGAGCGAGCCGATCCGCATTTACGCCGTCGACGCCGCCGGCGGCGCGCGCGATCAGGCCATGCAGCCGAGCAGCTCCGCCTCGGTGACCTGACCGACGAGGCGGTCGCCGTCGGCGACCAGGACCGGCAGCGGCGAACCGCGCTTGAGGGCGATCACCTGACGCAGGGACGCGGCCGGCACGCAGCGCGGGGCGTCCGACAGCCGCTCCGCCGATCCGTCCGGCAGCGGCGTCATGATGTCCTGCGCACGCAACACGTTGAGCGGGTTCATGTGGCCGACGAAATCGGCGACGTAACCGTTCGCCGGCGCGCGTACGATCTCCTGCGGCGTGCCGAGCTGGATCACCCGGCCGCCCTCCATGATGGCGATGCGCGAGCCGATCTTGGCCGCCTCGTCCAGGTCGTGGCTGACGAACACGATGGTTCGGTTGAGCGTCTTCTGCAGGTCGAGCAACTCGTCCTGAAGGCGGGCGCGGATCAGCGGGTCGAGCGCCGAGAACGGTTCGTCCATCAGCAGGATCGGCGCCTCGGTGGCGAAGGCGCGGGCGAGGCCGACGCGCTGCTGCATGCCGCCCGACAGTTCGTGGACCTGCTTCTCGCCCCAGCCCTGCAGGCCGACGAGGTCGAGCTGGGCGGCGACGCGCGTCCGCCGCTCCTCGGCGGGCACGCCGGCCAGTTCGAGGCCGAAGCCGACGTTGTCGGCGACCGTGCGCCACGGGAGCAGGGCGAACTGCTGGAACACCATGGCGATGCGGCTGCGGCGCAGGCGGCGCAGGCGTTCCTCGCCGCAGGTCGCCGGATCGACCAGCTCGTCGCCGTCGCGCACCAGAACCGTGCCGCGAATGACCGGATTGAGGCCGTTGACGGCGCGCAGGAGCGTCGACTTGCCGGAGCCGGACAGGCCCATGAGCACGATCACCTCGCCGGGATGGATGTCGAACGTGGCGTCGGCGACGCCGAGGATCTGGCCGGTGCGCTCGCGGATCTCGCGGCGTGACAGGCCCGCGTCGATGAGCGGCAGCGCCGCCTGCGGCCGGTCGCCGAAGACAATGTCGACATTGCGGAACGAGACGACCGGCTCGCTCACGACCGCTCTCCCCGCTCGGCGCCGGGACGGAAAAAGCGGTCGAGCACGATGGCGACGAGCACGATGGCGACGCCGACCTCGAAGCCGCGGGCGATGTTGACCGTGTTGAGCGCGCGCAAGGTGGGCACGCCGAGGCCGTCGGCGCCGACCAGGGCGGCGATCACCACCATGGACAGCGACAGCATGATGGTCTGGGTCAGGCCGGCCATGATTTGCGGCAGGGCATAGGGCAGCTCGACCTTCCACAAGAGCTGGCTTCGCGTCGCGCCGAAGGCGTGACCTGCCTCGAGCAGTTGCACCGGGGTCGAGGCCACGCCGAGCCGGGTCAGCCGGATCGGCGCCGGAATGGCGAAGATGACCGTGGCAATCAGGCCGGGAACCATGCCGAGGCCGAACAGGATCAGCGCCGGGATGAGATAGACGAAGGTCGGGATCGTCTGCATCAGGTCGAGGATCGGGCGCAGCACCGCATAGAGCCGCGGGCGATGGGCGGCGGCGACGCCGATCGGAACGCCGAGCGCCATGCAGACGGTGGATGCGCCGACGACCAGCGCCAGAGTTTCTGTCGTTTCCTTCCAGTAGCCCTGGTTGATGATCAGCAGCAGGGCGGCGAGCACGAAGAGCGGAAAGGACAGGCTGCGCCTGATGCCATAGGCGAGCGCGGTGGCAAGGACGACGACGACCAGCGGATGAGGTGCCTGCAGGACCCAGAGGATCGCCCTGATCATGGTCTCCAGACCGAGGGAGAGACCATCGAACAGCCAATCCGCGTTGTCGGTCAGCCAGTCGACAACGGCTTTCGCCCAGGGCCCGACCGGCAGCTTGTGTTCCGTCAGCCAGTCCAAGGCGCGCTCCCCCTCCTGTCGGCCAAGTCGGATCGGCCGGCCGCACCGGATATTCCCCGCGGGCCGGCCGACCCCATCACAGGCCGAGCGCCGTCCTCACGGCCGGGATCGCCTCGCCGCCGTCGACGGTGGTGACGCCGGCGAGCCAGCCCTCGAAGGTGGCCGGCTGGGCCTTCAGCCAGGCGCTGGCGGCGGCGGCCGGGTCGGCGCCGTCGTTGAGGATGGCGCCCATGATCTGGTTTTCCATCGACAGGGTGAAGGTCATATTCTTCAGGAGCTTGCCGACGTTCGGGCACTCGTCGAGATAGCCGGCGCGAACGTTGGTGTAAACCGTTGCGCCGCCGTAGTCGGGACCGAAGACATCGTCGCCGCCGTCGAGATAGGCCATGTCGAAATTGGCGTTCATGGGGTGCGGCTCCCAGCCGAGGAAGACGATGTCCTCGTTGCGCCTGGTGGCGCGGGCGACCTGGGCCAGCATGCCCTGCTCGGAGGATTCCACCACCTGGAAGCCCTTCAGGCCGAAGCTGTCCTGGTCGATCATGTCGATGATCAGCCGGTTGCCGTCGTTGCCCGGCTCGATGCCGTAGATCTTGCCGTCGAGGCTGTCCTTGAATGCCGCGATGTCGGCGAAGGACCTGAGGCCCTTGTCGTAGGTGTATTTCGGCACCGCCAGGGTATATTTGGCGCCCTCGAGGTTGACGCCGACCGTTTCCACGGAGCCGTCCTCGCGGTAGGGCGCGATGTCGGCCTCCATGGTCGGCATCCAGTTGCCGAGAAAGACGTCGATGTCCTTGTTCTTCAGCGAGGCATAGGTGACGGGAACCGAAAGGATCTTGATCTCGGTGTCGTAGCCGAGCGCCTGGAGCACCGTCGTCGCCGCCGCCGTGGTCGCCGTGATGTCGGTCCAGCCGACGTCGGAGAAGCGCACCGTCTTGCAGGACGCCGGCTCGGCCGCCAGCGCGCCCGCGGTCATCGCGAGGAAGAGCGCGCCGCCGGCGATGGTCTTGGAGATCAGGGTCATTCGGTTCGTCCTCCTGCTGGCTGGATCCGTCGTCCGTTTCGACAACGTGATTTCTTCGATGGCTCACGGTCAGTGAACCCCGCCCAAGGCATTCAGGCAATGGGAGATCTCGTCCGGGTCGCGGCGTGCCGCCCGGATCGCCCCCCACAGGCCTCCTTAGCAAAACATTGACTTCCGGCTTTGGCAAGTTTTGATTGATTGATCACTCAATCAAAAATATGACTGCTCCTGATACGGAGGATGTCGATGCCCAAGATCGGCATGGAAGCGGAACGGCGCCGCAGCCTGATCGCCGCGACCGTGGACGCAATCCACGAACACGGCTTCTGCGACGTGACGATCGCCCAGATTGCCCGGCGCGCCGGCGTGTCCGGTGGCCTGGCGCACCACTATTTCGGCTCCAAGGACCAGTTGCTGGCCGCTACCATGCGCCACCTGCTGCAAGACCTGGGAGAAGGCATCCGCGCACGGCTCGCCCGGGCGGAGACGCCGCGGGCGCGGATTTCGGCGATCATCGCCGGCAACTTCGCACCCGAGCAGTTCCGCGAGGCGGTTATCGCCGCCTGGCTCGCCTTCTACACCCAGGCTCAGACGACGCCGTCAAGCAAGCGGCTGCTGAGGATCTATTCCGCGCGCCTCACCTCCAACCTGACCTACAATCTCAAGGCCTTCCTGCCCGTCGCGGAGGCGGCGCGCGTGGCCGAAGGGACGGCATCGATGATCGACGGCGTCTGGCTGCGGCGCGCGCTCACCGACGGTCCGCCGAATGCAGAGACGGCGATCCGACTGGTCGAGGACTATGTCGAGGCGCAGATCCTCGCCCATGGCATGCGGCGGACGGAGCCGCCGGCATGAACGAGACCTTCGATTTCGTCGTCGTCGGCGCCGGGTCGGCGGGCTGCGCGCTTGCCTGCCGGCTGTCGGAGAACCCGTCGGTGTCCGTGCTGCTGCTCGAATACGGCGGCAGCGACGTCGGGCCGTTCATCCAGATGCCGGCTGCGCTGTCCTATCCGATGAATATGCGCCGCTACGACTGGGGCTTCGCCACCGAGCCGGAACCGCACCTCGGCGGGCGCGTGCTGGCAACGCCGCGCGGCAAGGTGATCGGCGGCTCGTCGTCGATCAACGGCATGGTCTATGTGCGCGGCCATGCCCGCGACTTCGACACCTGGGAGGCGATGGGTGCCGCCGGCTGGGGCTTCCGCGATGTCCTGCCCTATTTCCAACGCCTTGAAAACACGAAGGAAGGCGATGCCAGCTGGCGCGGCATGGACGGGCCGCTCCACGTCACGCGCGGAACGAAATGGAACCCGTTGTTCGACGCCTTCATCGAGGCCGGCCGACAGGCCGGCTATGCGGTCACCGCCGACTACAACGGCGCGCGCCAGGAAGGCTTCGGCGCCATGGAGATGACCGTCCACAGGGGACGGCGCTGGTCGGCGGCCAACGCCTACCTGAGGCCGGCGCTGAAGCGAGGCAACCTCCGCCTCGTCACGGGCGCGCTGGCGCGGAAAATCCTATTTGAGAACAAGCGCGCGACTGGCATCGAATACGAGCGCGGCGGCCGAATCCGGACGGCGCGGGCCAGACGCGAGGTGATCCTGTCGGCGTCGGCGGTCAACTCGCCCAAGCTGCTGATGCTGTCGGGGGTCGGGCCAGCTGCCAATCTGACCGAGCACGGCATCGAGGTCGTCGCCGACCGGCCAGGCGTGGGGGATAACCTGCAGGACCACCTGGAACTCTACATCCAGCAGGCCTGCCTCCGGCCAATCACGCTCTACAAGCACTGGAACCTCGTCTCCAAGGCCCTGATCGGGGCGCAGTGGCTGTTCA from Polymorphum gilvum SL003B-26A1 carries:
- the betA gene encoding choline dehydrogenase → MNETFDFVVVGAGSAGCALACRLSENPSVSVLLLEYGGSDVGPFIQMPAALSYPMNMRRYDWGFATEPEPHLGGRVLATPRGKVIGGSSSINGMVYVRGHARDFDTWEAMGAAGWGFRDVLPYFQRLENTKEGDASWRGMDGPLHVTRGTKWNPLFDAFIEAGRQAGYAVTADYNGARQEGFGAMEMTVHRGRRWSAANAYLRPALKRGNLRLVTGALARKILFENKRATGIEYERGGRIRTARARREVILSASAVNSPKLLMLSGVGPAANLTEHGIEVVADRPGVGDNLQDHLELYIQQACLRPITLYKHWNLVSKALIGAQWLFTGKGLGASNQFESCGFIRSRAGVEYPDIQFHFLPFAVRYDGRAAAEGHGYQAHVGPMRSKSRGRIRLTGADPKAPPSIRFNYMSHEDDWAEFRACIRLTREIFAQEAFAPYRGKELQPGGNVQSDQELDDFIRDHAESAYHPCGTCRMGAADDPMAVVDPQCRVIGVEGLRVADSSVFPRITNGNLNAPSIMVGEKAADHILGRLPLPASPLEPWIHPHWRTRQR
- the betI gene encoding transcriptional regulator BetI, whose amino-acid sequence is MPKIGMEAERRRSLIAATVDAIHEHGFCDVTIAQIARRAGVSGGLAHHYFGSKDQLLAATMRHLLQDLGEGIRARLARAETPRARISAIIAGNFAPEQFREAVIAAWLAFYTQAQTTPSSKRLLRIYSARLTSNLTYNLKAFLPVAEAARVAEGTASMIDGVWLRRALTDGPPNAETAIRLVEDYVEAQILAHGMRRTEPPA
- the choV gene encoding choline ABC transporter ATP-binding protein, with amino-acid sequence MSEPVVSFRNVDIVFGDRPQAALPLIDAGLSRREIRERTGQILGVADATFDIHPGEVIVLMGLSGSGKSTLLRAVNGLNPVIRGTVLVRDGDELVDPATCGEERLRRLRRSRIAMVFQQFALLPWRTVADNVGFGLELAGVPAEERRTRVAAQLDLVGLQGWGEKQVHELSGGMQQRVGLARAFATEAPILLMDEPFSALDPLIRARLQDELLDLQKTLNRTIVFVSHDLDEAAKIGSRIAIMEGGRVIQLGTPQEIVRAPANGYVADFVGHMNPLNVLRAQDIMTPLPDGSAERLSDAPRCVPAASLRQVIALKRGSPLPVLVADGDRLVGQVTEAELLGCMA
- a CDS encoding choline ABC transporter substrate-binding protein, whose amino-acid sequence is MTLISKTIAGGALFLAMTAGALAAEPASCKTVRFSDVGWTDITATTAAATTVLQALGYDTEIKILSVPVTYASLKNKDIDVFLGNWMPTMEADIAPYREDGSVETVGVNLEGAKYTLAVPKYTYDKGLRSFADIAAFKDSLDGKIYGIEPGNDGNRLIIDMIDQDSFGLKGFQVVESSEQGMLAQVARATRRNEDIVFLGWEPHPMNANFDMAYLDGGDDVFGPDYGGATVYTNVRAGYLDECPNVGKLLKNMTFTLSMENQIMGAILNDGADPAAAASAWLKAQPATFEGWLAGVTTVDGGEAIPAVRTALGL
- a CDS encoding adenylate/guanylate cyclase domain-containing protein, producing the protein MRLTLRKKLLVFSVAIAVLPLLIAGGTLIRIARDELKSSANDQLVTTARQITDEIDNTHRNAWLAPLSLIANAIDDDKLGVEAKIALLTLGIGDLADIAALQITVEGRDQPLLVTRESLGARLTQAGLDPAEVLRIPAQRIDAFLHGDTGFERMAQQVAGTDIWLATVVLPLRRPLAGGRATLSARIDLSPLRDLVRDHPFAKTGTIILVDRTGRRLFGDGREDLRDFAIVAEAVELIPLQSRLVSVKPYARPDGEAMLGALSFPEPFDWAVITEKSERAAYFTITVMIQNLMLWVSAGLIVAGLGALAFALGISRPILKIGQAAIEVGKGNFQARVQAVRSRDEIGDLASRINEMIVQINERFQLAKFVSHGTIHAIQGSDHGGVKLGGSRRRVAIVFADIRGYTAFSESREPEVVVEVLNHYFANQGEAVARHNGDIDKFVGDQLMAVFQGPAMCEDAVRCALEIQDIMLASAREHPDWKLDIGIGIDAGEVVVGAMGSPERMDYTVLGDHVNLAARLCSAAEPRQTIVSDAVRQAVGNAEGFAFAALEPIRVKGKSEPIRIYAVDAAGGARDQAMQPSSSASVT
- the choW gene encoding choline ABC transporter permease subunit → MDWLTEHKLPVGPWAKAVVDWLTDNADWLFDGLSLGLETMIRAILWVLQAPHPLVVVVLATALAYGIRRSLSFPLFVLAALLLIINQGYWKETTETLALVVGASTVCMALGVPIGVAAAHRPRLYAVLRPILDLMQTIPTFVYLIPALILFGLGMVPGLIATVIFAIPAPIRLTRLGVASTPVQLLEAGHAFGATRSQLLWKVELPYALPQIMAGLTQTIMLSLSMVVIAALVGADGLGVPTLRALNTVNIARGFEVGVAIVLVAIVLDRFFRPGAERGERS